In a genomic window of Arthrobacter woluwensis:
- a CDS encoding DUF2469 domain-containing protein, producing MSAEDLENYETEMELQLYREYRDVVGLFSYVVETERRFYLANHVDLNARSADGEVYFDLKLTDAWVWDVYRTARFVKNVRVITFKDVNVEELPRNDDLGLPQPGDLGN from the coding sequence ATGAGTGCCGAGGATCTTGAGAACTACGAGACGGAGATGGAACTCCAGCTGTACCGGGAGTACCGGGACGTGGTGGGGCTTTTCAGCTACGTCGTGGAAACCGAACGGCGCTTCTATCTGGCGAACCACGTGGACCTGAACGCCCGCAGCGCCGACGGCGAGGTCTATTTCGACCTGAAGCTCACCGACGCCTGGGTCTGGGACGTCTATCGCACGGCTCGCTTCGTCAAGAACGTCCGGGTCATCACGTTCAAGGACGTCAACGTCGAGGAACTGCCCCGCAACGATGACCTGGGTCTGCCGCAGCCCGGAGACCTCGGAAACTGA
- the rplS gene encoding 50S ribosomal protein L19 encodes MNILDSIDAASLRNDVPDFRPGDTLKVHVNIIEGKNSRVQVFQGFVVGRQGAGVRETFTVRKVSFGVGVERTFPVHSPIIEKIELVTRGDVRRAKLYYMRKLRGKAAKIKEKRDFSNAK; translated from the coding sequence ATGAACATCCTCGATTCCATTGATGCAGCGTCGCTGCGCAACGATGTCCCCGACTTCCGCCCCGGCGACACCCTGAAGGTGCACGTCAACATCATCGAAGGCAAGAACAGCCGTGTTCAGGTCTTCCAGGGCTTCGTCGTGGGTCGTCAGGGCGCCGGCGTGCGCGAGACCTTCACGGTCCGCAAGGTCTCCTTCGGTGTCGGCGTGGAGCGTACCTTCCCGGTGCACTCCCCGATCATCGAGAAGATCGAGCTCGTCACCCGTGGTGACGTGCGTCGCGCCAAGCTGTACTACATGCGCAAGCTCCGCGGCAAGGCTGCGAAGATCAAGGAAAAGCGCGACTTCAGCAACGCCAAGTAA
- the lepB gene encoding signal peptidase I, translating to MGAHLPEPEPQPEEGPQDRKSRARQRKKDHPLLSFVKEVGGIVAAAVLLSFLIKTFLFQAFFVPSPSMVHTLEVNDRIFVNRLVPNPIGLERGDVVVFRDTKGWLAPAPVESRGPFAWVGDALVFLGLQADDTKQYLVKRLIGLPGDHVVCCDAQGRIQINGASLNEKYINPDSAPVVKPFDVVVPEGKVWVMGDNRNDSADSRSHVEGPGSGFIDIKDIQGRAAVIVLPLNRMSVLDNYPDVFKDVPAPSKAAEDTRPDQGAAAGTTHSGE from the coding sequence TTGGGAGCACACCTTCCCGAACCGGAACCCCAGCCTGAAGAGGGTCCGCAGGATCGCAAGAGCCGGGCGCGGCAACGGAAGAAGGACCATCCGCTGCTGTCCTTCGTGAAGGAGGTCGGTGGCATCGTCGCCGCCGCGGTGCTGCTGTCGTTCCTCATCAAGACCTTCCTGTTCCAGGCCTTCTTCGTGCCGAGTCCGTCGATGGTCCACACGCTCGAGGTGAACGACCGGATCTTCGTCAACCGCCTGGTGCCCAATCCGATCGGCTTGGAGCGCGGCGACGTGGTGGTCTTCCGGGACACGAAGGGCTGGCTCGCGCCCGCGCCGGTCGAGAGCCGCGGCCCGTTCGCGTGGGTGGGGGACGCCCTGGTGTTCCTCGGTCTGCAGGCCGATGACACCAAGCAGTACCTGGTCAAGCGGCTCATCGGGCTGCCCGGAGATCACGTGGTGTGCTGCGACGCGCAAGGGCGGATTCAGATCAACGGCGCCAGTCTGAACGAGAAGTACATCAACCCGGACAGCGCGCCCGTGGTGAAGCCCTTCGACGTGGTGGTCCCCGAAGGCAAGGTCTGGGTCATGGGGGACAACCGGAATGACTCCGCGGACTCCCGGTCTCATGTGGAGGGGCCGGGCAGCGGCTTCATCGACATCAAGGACATCCAGGGCCGGGCCGCGGTCATCGTGCTGCCGCTGAACCGTATGTCCGTGCTGGACAACTACCCGGATGTGTTCAAGGACGTTCCGGCTCCGTCCAAGGCGGCCGAGGACACCCGCCCGGACCAGGGTGCCGCGGCGGGCACCACCCACTCGGGGGAGTAA
- a CDS encoding ribonuclease HII: protein MAAPTLDMERSLAGPSVRYLACLDEVGRGALAGPVSVGLTVLDLTALVELPDVRDSKLLKAARREELAPVVREWAAFCAVGHAAAAEIDALGIVEALALAAQRAWHGVVAAGGRADAVLLDGKHNWLRRPEESLFDLFAPAGAAPVTGAAPVTTGFAADDGAAGSRGGGTAVVAPAVDIRDIPVTMRIKADMDCQGVAAASILAKVERDAIMAELAGEHPAFGWDVNKGYGTATHKDAIRQLGPCDHHRRSWKLL, encoded by the coding sequence ATGGCCGCTCCCACCCTCGACATGGAACGGTCCCTGGCCGGGCCGTCCGTCCGGTATCTCGCCTGCCTCGATGAGGTGGGCCGCGGAGCGCTGGCCGGACCCGTGAGTGTGGGCCTGACGGTGCTGGACCTCACGGCGCTCGTGGAACTGCCCGATGTCCGGGATTCGAAGCTGCTCAAGGCCGCCCGCCGGGAGGAACTCGCACCCGTGGTCCGGGAATGGGCTGCGTTCTGCGCCGTGGGGCACGCCGCAGCGGCCGAGATCGACGCGCTGGGGATCGTGGAGGCGCTGGCCCTCGCCGCGCAGCGTGCCTGGCATGGCGTGGTGGCCGCGGGTGGACGGGCGGACGCCGTCTTGCTGGACGGCAAGCACAACTGGCTCCGGAGGCCGGAGGAGTCTCTTTTCGACCTGTTCGCTCCTGCCGGTGCGGCCCCGGTGACCGGTGCCGCCCCGGTGACCACAGGCTTCGCCGCCGACGACGGCGCGGCAGGTTCGCGCGGCGGTGGGACCGCCGTCGTCGCGCCCGCAGTGGACATCCGCGACATCCCGGTGACCATGCGCATCAAGGCGGACATGGACTGCCAGGGCGTGGCGGCCGCCAGCATCCTGGCGAAGGTGGAGCGTGACGCCATCATGGCCGAGCTGGCCGGCGAGCACCCGGCCTTCGGGTGGGACGTCAACAAGGGGTACGGCACCGCCACGCACAAGGACGCGATCCGGCAGCTCGGGCCGTGCGATCACCACCGTCGGAGCTGGAAACTCCTCTGA
- the lepB gene encoding signal peptidase I, with protein MKTTKRQNPLRSWRFVASGVVLAILLVSCVRALWVDVYYIPSASMEPLLREGDRIAVSRTAFQGRPPQRGDLVVFDGRGSLDPAESGRGPVLDAFTAVGQWLGVIGHDTVYVKRVIGVGGDRVRCCTVDGKLDVNGKPVPESYLFPGDTASDFTFDVKVPEDRLWVMGDHRSVSRDSRSLLGAPGGGMIPLGRVIGTAESIVWPLDRFGQIPSPATGP; from the coding sequence ATGAAGACGACAAAACGCCAGAACCCTCTGCGGAGCTGGCGTTTTGTCGCTTCCGGGGTGGTTCTCGCCATCCTTCTGGTCTCCTGCGTCCGCGCCCTGTGGGTGGACGTGTATTACATCCCCTCCGCCTCCATGGAGCCGCTGCTGCGGGAGGGGGACCGGATCGCCGTGTCCCGCACGGCGTTCCAGGGCCGTCCGCCGCAGCGCGGTGACCTGGTCGTGTTCGACGGACGGGGTTCTCTGGACCCGGCCGAGAGCGGACGGGGTCCCGTGCTCGACGCGTTCACCGCGGTCGGGCAGTGGCTCGGTGTGATCGGGCACGACACCGTGTACGTCAAGCGTGTCATCGGTGTGGGCGGGGACCGGGTGCGGTGCTGCACCGTGGACGGGAAACTCGACGTGAACGGCAAACCCGTGCCGGAAAGCTATCTGTTTCCTGGGGACACGGCGAGTGACTTCACCTTCGATGTGAAAGTGCCGGAGGATCGTCTGTGGGTCATGGGCGATCATCGCTCGGTGTCCCGGGACTCACGATCCCTGCTCGGCGCTCCCGGCGGCGGCATGATCCCGCTCGGCCGTGTCATCGGCACAGCGGAAAGCATCGTGTGGCCTCTTGATAGATTTGGACAGATTCCGTCACCGGCAACTGGCCCGTGA